Proteins found in one Ignavibacteriota bacterium genomic segment:
- the dxs gene encoding 1-deoxy-D-xylulose-5-phosphate synthase, whose product MTSDYEYKYLLDIDSPKDLRKLPKDTLPVVCDEVREFMIDTITRVGGHFGAGLGVVELTVALHYVFNTPTDKIIFDTGHQGYPHKILTGRRELLQTIRQYGGISGFLKRTESPYDAFGAGHASTSISAGLGMATARDLQNKDFKVVSVIGDGAMTGGLAYEAMNNIGVQKRDMIVILNDNNISIEPNVSAFSNYFNEFFASSAVNSLRRGIWDMAGKMDSLGDRLRKFASRLEDGVKAIITPGALFETLGFQYFGPINGNNVQKLVRLLSLIKDIKGPIFLHIITQKGKGYAPAEKDAMNLHAIGKVDKVTGKSLAKVPDKPAVPTYSAFFGDAMVEICKMNSKVVGITAAMADGTGLIKMEKHFPDRLFDVGIAEGHAVTFAAGLACEGIIPVCAIYSSFLQRAFDHLVHDCAIQGLHVIFALDRAGLVGADGATHHGVLDVAYLRSVQQIVFMAPKDEQELRDMLYSAVFSYTSGPVAIRFPRGNGFGVPLKPMTSVPLGKGEILKNGKDIAVIALGTMTSYALEAANQLQSQNISVEVVNPRFIKPLDTELLKDLFARFEHIITIEDGQIQGGFGSAVVEYAAEIFHHKTNFHLLGIPDKFIHHGTQEQLHAELGIDVAGLKNKIIEALNFKQKST is encoded by the coding sequence ATGACATCAGATTACGAATACAAGTACTTATTAGATATTGACAGTCCAAAAGATTTACGCAAATTACCAAAGGATACACTTCCGGTGGTATGTGATGAAGTACGTGAATTTATGATAGACACAATTACACGTGTTGGCGGACATTTCGGGGCAGGATTAGGTGTCGTAGAGTTAACGGTTGCATTGCATTATGTATTTAATACACCAACAGATAAAATAATTTTTGATACCGGACATCAGGGTTATCCCCATAAAATATTGACCGGCAGACGTGAATTACTCCAAACAATCAGGCAGTATGGCGGAATTTCCGGATTTCTTAAAAGAACTGAAAGTCCTTATGATGCATTTGGAGCAGGCCACGCCAGCACGAGTATTTCTGCAGGTCTGGGTATGGCAACAGCCAGAGACCTTCAAAATAAAGATTTTAAAGTTGTATCTGTTATAGGCGATGGTGCTATGACAGGTGGTCTTGCATACGAAGCAATGAATAATATTGGCGTCCAGAAACGGGATATGATTGTAATTTTAAATGATAATAATATCTCAATTGAGCCAAATGTGTCTGCTTTTTCAAATTATTTCAATGAGTTTTTCGCATCTTCAGCCGTAAATTCTCTAAGAAGAGGTATTTGGGATATGGCAGGGAAAATGGATTCACTTGGAGACAGATTAAGAAAATTTGCTTCAAGACTTGAGGATGGTGTAAAGGCTATCATTACTCCGGGAGCTCTTTTTGAAACTTTAGGTTTTCAATATTTCGGTCCGATAAATGGCAATAATGTTCAAAAATTAGTCAGACTACTAAGCCTGATTAAAGATATAAAAGGTCCGATATTTTTGCATATAATAACCCAAAAGGGCAAAGGATATGCTCCTGCTGAAAAAGATGCTATGAATCTGCATGCAATCGGCAAAGTAGATAAGGTAACAGGCAAATCCCTTGCAAAAGTTCCCGATAAGCCTGCTGTGCCCACTTACTCAGCATTTTTTGGCGATGCAATGGTCGAAATATGCAAAATGAACAGTAAGGTCGTTGGCATAACAGCCGCAATGGCAGATGGTACCGGTCTTATTAAAATGGAAAAACATTTCCCTGACAGACTTTTTGATGTCGGAATTGCAGAAGGGCATGCCGTGACTTTTGCTGCCGGTCTTGCCTGTGAAGGGATAATACCGGTGTGCGCGATTTATTCATCATTCTTACAAAGAGCATTTGACCATCTGGTGCATGATTGTGCTATTCAGGGTTTACATGTGATATTTGCTTTGGATAGAGCAGGACTTGTTGGAGCTGATGGAGCCACACACCATGGTGTGCTTGACGTCGCATATTTAAGGTCTGTACAGCAAATAGTTTTTATGGCGCCAAAGGACGAACAGGAACTTCGTGATATGCTTTATTCTGCAGTATTTTCATATACTTCGGGACCTGTTGCGATTAGATTCCCCCGTGGAAATGGATTTGGTGTACCTTTGAAGCCTATGACCTCAGTGCCGCTTGGTAAAGGTGAAATATTGAAAAATGGTAAAGACATCGCAGTAATTGCTCTCGGAACAATGACTTCTTATGCTTTAGAAGCCGCCAACCAGCTTCAAAGTCAGAATATTTCAGTCGAGGTTGTAAATCCACGCTTTATAAAACCGCTTGATACTGAATTACTAAAAGATTTGTTTGCAAGATTCGAGCATATTATTACTATTGAAGATGGACAGATTCAGGGCGGATTTGGTTCTGCTGTAGTAGAGTATGCGGCTGAAATTTTTCATCATAAAACAAACTTCCATTTGCTTGGAATTCCTGATAAATTCATTCATCACGGAACTCAAGAACAACTTCATGCAGAGCTTGGAATTGATGTCGCAGGATTAAAAAATAAAATCATTGAAGCATTAAATTTTAAACAAAAATCAACTTAA
- a CDS encoding phage tail tape measure protein, with product MSKNLEMVLDFMVDLKTDKSKVKRLADETEKLLSSIHPEIDTSSLKKGVQEIMNYLQSTGGSVENLKQAMSTMEINLDAEDLVSTFNEIENALLEIEKIDVSEALKKIDLSEVEKTLENLEISLSGLSEEDFFKEIEKLADSFVKSEMESKKLLETQKQALQALKASGKEGSEAYKKLEKDIAEAEKRLGSLSGTAEKTTKTFSERMATFGLATQGVQQVTAAFNQFLGPYQEFDKQLKNIGTLGVKNFEEFRNSAINLASDVPDTVAGVTEAIYNAISAEAINVVDGQADIAQGMKFIEQSSKLAVAGLSTTNDAVKALSSVTNAYGTDVLDAGKAADILFATVKNGVTTVPELNASLSQVVPIAAAAGVSFEEVGAAIATLTKQGVPTAQATTQIRSAIAELMKPGKDLKEVMEAAGVSIESLQKDGFQVTMQKLGEGMAKTGRDAANTFSSIESIGFALASTGDNAEKFANDLASIQDGAGSVDEAFAIANEGIAVKVQGVLNKIEAGFFKFFGAVGDGFIGLLTLSNQLAPMIASFSGIANLLPIDKFKQLGTVVLGLIPGFTSVGAVGTATGTAVSAAWISIIAPIAAIVAALAGLYLFFTKTEKGTSIIKKLGDGFKQLWDMAQPAFDGFMTFGESVVNALTTIGEAVWEYLITPFELGAEIIDMILGVIGDLIGETLDLNKVFEIMGQVYNEAAKKVDAVAQVFANIVKWIKQTKDNITAFIRNAPELFGILFDYAKYYLNPVNWISGDDEFEKQLSLRMQNAVKKVRETAQDINAQRDTKKTEEALEKVNQKQKELNKTNKEAKDVNESKNRSTKTALEIAKEEAGFKSKLLDLEYQKTEYLTKQNQLNENRNATTEEELYLLKEQISSIDKQRLAWIEALKAKKLVKEITPEGDIIFQPKVKEADKAEIESIIRNFDKEIQNNQSKVQGIKLKIDTDNKELDKQIKELQQQKIEWEVSVGIKDEGALEIFAQEYQTELALIINQIEDYESGRVKLSKEKYAELLKSELDFSQKLSDIQGRINNRKQEQIEKNYEKELNLLEQKYAKEESFLKKVSDKVLISNYSQIENDRISSIDRIKQKEADKLKELERMRENDSISEINYERRKTDIQNQFAKEREQVESENRRLKLQSEQLLNGALIEQQRRKDEEILNLEKNKITKELTLLEERALLYDELGKPIFETDKDREAYENLKTKLDETENLLKTKADSMGLILIGLQETVSDTMLNLFSGNLDAVVDSWRDYFNQLAGMLQAKVSAFVLDMILTPGTIQYLSALPFPLNIGALPAITQAVSVAVKKFSDPFIKQILSFPTGGKFDSPTLAIVGDGAKLGMPNREWLLNDPQLISIVQMASLASNSMIVSKLDNLDKTMSSMKLSTKLRGKDIEVSYRRTHQYTIARAR from the coding sequence ATGTCAAAGAATCTTGAAATGGTGCTTGACTTTATGGTCGATCTCAAAACTGATAAGTCAAAAGTCAAACGGCTTGCCGATGAAACTGAAAAACTACTAAGTTCAATTCATCCGGAGATTGATACAAGCAGTCTTAAAAAAGGTGTTCAGGAGATAATGAATTATCTCCAAAGTACTGGGGGAAGTGTTGAAAATCTCAAGCAAGCTATGTCCACGATGGAAATAAATCTTGACGCAGAAGACTTAGTAAGTACCTTTAATGAAATTGAAAATGCATTACTTGAAATAGAAAAAATTGATGTTAGTGAAGCTCTTAAAAAAATTGACCTAAGTGAAGTAGAAAAAACACTTGAAAACCTTGAAATATCATTGAGTGGATTAAGTGAGGAAGACTTTTTTAAAGAGATAGAAAAGTTAGCAGATAGTTTTGTAAAGTCCGAAATGGAATCAAAAAAGTTGCTTGAAACTCAGAAACAAGCATTACAGGCTTTGAAAGCATCTGGCAAAGAAGGTTCTGAAGCTTATAAGAAACTTGAAAAGGATATTGCTGAGGCAGAAAAACGGCTTGGTTCACTTTCCGGAACTGCTGAAAAAACTACTAAGACATTTTCAGAAAGAATGGCAACATTTGGGCTTGCCACTCAGGGTGTACAGCAAGTCACTGCTGCTTTTAATCAGTTTTTAGGACCATATCAGGAATTTGACAAACAGCTCAAAAATATCGGAACTCTGGGCGTAAAGAATTTTGAGGAGTTTAGAAATTCTGCTATTAACCTGGCGAGTGATGTCCCCGATACAGTAGCAGGAGTTACAGAAGCAATATACAATGCTATATCAGCCGAAGCGATAAACGTAGTAGATGGACAGGCAGATATAGCACAAGGAATGAAATTTATTGAGCAATCAAGCAAGCTCGCTGTTGCTGGTCTTTCAACAACTAATGATGCAGTAAAAGCATTGTCATCAGTTACAAATGCTTACGGAACAGATGTATTGGACGCAGGTAAAGCCGCAGATATACTTTTTGCAACAGTAAAAAACGGTGTTACAACTGTGCCCGAATTAAATGCTTCTTTATCTCAGGTTGTACCTATTGCAGCTGCCGCAGGGGTTAGTTTTGAAGAAGTTGGTGCAGCAATAGCAACTTTAACAAAGCAAGGTGTCCCCACAGCACAAGCAACTACTCAGATTCGGTCTGCTATAGCTGAACTTATGAAGCCCGGAAAAGATTTAAAGGAAGTAATGGAAGCCGCAGGTGTAAGCATAGAATCACTTCAAAAAGACGGCTTTCAAGTTACTATGCAGAAGTTAGGGGAAGGTATGGCAAAAACCGGCAGAGATGCAGCCAACACATTTTCAAGCATAGAATCTATTGGTTTTGCATTAGCAAGTACTGGTGATAACGCAGAAAAATTTGCTAATGATTTAGCATCAATACAAGACGGAGCCGGAAGTGTTGATGAAGCTTTTGCTATAGCAAATGAGGGTATAGCAGTCAAAGTCCAGGGCGTTTTGAATAAAATTGAAGCAGGATTCTTTAAGTTCTTTGGTGCTGTTGGTGACGGTTTTATAGGATTGCTAACATTATCAAATCAATTAGCACCAATGATAGCATCATTTTCCGGCATAGCAAACCTATTACCTATTGATAAATTTAAGCAGTTAGGAACTGTAGTACTTGGTTTAATTCCAGGGTTTACTTCAGTTGGAGCTGTTGGTACTGCTACTGGAACGGCTGTATCAGCGGCGTGGATTTCAATTATAGCACCTATAGCTGCAATAGTAGCTGCTCTTGCCGGACTTTATTTATTTTTCACTAAAACAGAAAAAGGCACTTCGATAATCAAAAAACTTGGTGATGGATTTAAGCAATTATGGGATATGGCTCAACCGGCATTTGATGGTTTTATGACTTTTGGTGAATCTGTAGTCAATGCACTTACAACAATTGGTGAAGCCGTTTGGGAATACTTAATAACACCCTTTGAATTAGGTGCTGAAATAATTGATATGATTCTCGGTGTTATTGGTGACCTGATAGGAGAAACCCTGGACTTAAATAAAGTATTTGAAATCATGGGACAAGTATATAATGAGGCAGCTAAGAAAGTTGATGCAGTTGCTCAGGTATTTGCTAATATTGTCAAATGGATTAAACAAACAAAAGATAACATCACTGCATTCATCAGAAACGCACCGGAATTATTTGGAATTTTATTTGACTATGCAAAATATTATCTTAATCCGGTAAATTGGATATCCGGAGATGATGAGTTTGAAAAACAACTTTCTCTGAGGATGCAAAATGCTGTAAAGAAAGTTCGTGAAACTGCTCAGGATATAAATGCTCAAAGAGATACAAAGAAAACTGAAGAAGCCTTAGAAAAAGTTAATCAAAAGCAGAAAGAACTAAATAAAACCAACAAGGAAGCTAAAGATGTAAACGAAAGCAAAAACAGAAGCACTAAAACGGCTCTTGAAATTGCTAAGGAAGAAGCAGGTTTTAAAAGTAAACTGTTAGATCTTGAATATCAGAAAACTGAGTATCTGACAAAACAAAATCAACTTAACGAAAATCGTAATGCAACTACAGAAGAAGAGCTATATTTACTTAAAGAACAAATCAGTTCAATTGATAAGCAACGCCTTGCATGGATTGAAGCTCTAAAAGCAAAAAAATTAGTTAAAGAGATTACACCAGAAGGTGATATAATTTTTCAACCTAAAGTCAAAGAAGCTGATAAAGCAGAAATTGAATCTATAATCAGAAACTTTGATAAAGAAATTCAAAATAATCAATCGAAAGTACAAGGTATAAAACTAAAAATTGATACTGATAACAAAGAATTGGATAAACAGATTAAGGAGCTTCAGCAACAAAAGATAGAATGGGAAGTATCTGTTGGAATCAAAGATGAAGGAGCATTGGAGATATTTGCACAAGAATATCAAACTGAACTCGCATTGATAATAAATCAAATAGAAGATTACGAATCCGGAAGAGTAAAATTATCAAAAGAGAAATATGCAGAGCTCCTTAAATCAGAATTAGACTTTTCACAAAAACTTAGTGATATTCAAGGAAGAATAAATAACCGGAAACAAGAACAAATAGAGAAGAATTATGAAAAGGAATTAAATCTACTTGAACAAAAGTATGCAAAGGAAGAAAGTTTTTTGAAGAAGGTATCAGATAAAGTTCTGATAAGTAATTACAGCCAAATTGAAAATGACAGAATTTCTTCAATTGATAGAATTAAGCAGAAAGAAGCCGACAAATTAAAAGAGCTCGAACGTATGCGTGAAAATGATTCGATAAGTGAAATCAATTATGAAAGAAGGAAAACTGATATTCAAAATCAATTTGCAAAAGAAAGAGAGCAGGTAGAATCAGAAAATAGGCGGTTAAAACTTCAATCAGAGCAATTGCTCAACGGTGCACTAATCGAACAACAACGCAGAAAAGATGAAGAAATACTCAATCTTGAAAAGAATAAGATTACAAAAGAACTTACACTTCTTGAAGAAAGAGCTTTGCTATATGATGAGCTTGGTAAACCAATATTTGAAACCGACAAAGATAGAGAAGCTTATGAAAATCTAAAAACCAAATTAGATGAAACCGAAAATTTGCTTAAAACAAAAGCTGATTCTATGGGATTAATATTAATAGGTTTACAAGAAACCGTTTCTGATACAATGCTTAATTTGTTTTCCGGCAACTTAGATGCCGTTGTAGACTCATGGCGAGATTACTTTAATCAGTTAGCTGGTATGCTCCAAGCAAAAGTATCAGCATTTGTACTTGATATGATTCTTACACCAGGAACAATTCAATATCTATCGGCACTTCCATTTCCATTAAATATTGGTGCACTTCCGGCAATAACTCAAGCGGTGAGTGTAGCAGTAAAGAAATTCTCCGATCCTTTCATTAAGCAAATATTATCATTTCCAACAGGAGGTAAATTTGATTCACCAACCCTTGCTATAGTTGGTGATGGTGCAAAGCTTGGAATGCCGAACCGTGAGTGGCTGTTGAATGATCCGCAATTAATATCAATTGTTCAAATGGCAAGTCTTGCAAGTAATTCTATGATTGTATCAAAACTGGACAATTTAGATAAAACTATGTCAAGTATGAAATTATCTACGAAGTTGCGAGGTAAAGACATTGAAGTATCCTACCGACGAACCCACCAATACACAATAGCAAGAGCCAGGTAA